One part of the Hippoglossus hippoglossus isolate fHipHip1 chromosome 11, fHipHip1.pri, whole genome shotgun sequence genome encodes these proteins:
- the LOC117770125 gene encoding transmembrane protein 42: MFPGVCYALLAGFLGAVASSSAKLSLGADYLKGVCETGLRTWGEQRRFRHADETTTCDRLHIPLRLLCGGLLFTCNAVMWTFLAKALRYSSSSTQTTVTTTASNFVSSAFLGQLIFGEAQITLWWVGISLTFSGLLVLQRVSPQEGHRSAVAQKDE; the protein is encoded by the exons atgtTCCCGGGAGTTTGCTATGCACTGCTGGCGGGTTTCCTCGGGGCCGTGGCGTCGTCCTCGGCCAAGCTGTCCCTGGGAGCGGACTACCTGAAGGGAGTGTGCGAGACCGGACTCCGGACGTGGGGGGAGCAGCGCAGATTCAGACACGCGGACGAGACCACCACCTGTGACCGG ctccACATCCCTCTGAGGCTGCTGTGTGGCGGACTCCTGTTCACCTGTAACGCTGTGATGTGGACCTTCCTTGCCAAAGCACTCaggtattcctcctcctccacccaaACCACTGTGACCACCACCGCCTCCAACTTCGTATCTTCC GCTTTCCTCGGGCAGCTGATCTTTGGTGAAGCCCAGATAACACTGTGGTGGGTTGGGATCTCTCTGACCTTCTCCGGTCTGCTGGTACTGCAGAGGGTCTCACCACAGGAGGGACACCGGAGCGCCGTCGCCCAGAAGGATGAATAA
- the zdhhc3b gene encoding palmitoyltransferase ZDHHC3, with the protein MKSPAHRTRDIERQAGYLRPEHCAPPPLRNSSDTMWFIRDGCGIVCGVITWLLIFYAEFVVGFVMLLPAKNIIYSFFNGVLFSSLAFLALASHAKAMCTDPGAVPKGNATKEFIESLQLKPGQVVYKCPKCCSIKPDRAHHCSVCKRCIKKMDHHCPWVNNCVGESNQKYFVLFTMYIALISFHALILVAFHFVLCFEEDWTKCSNFSPPATVILLILLCFEALLFLIFTAVMFGTQVHSICTDETGIEQLKKEERRWAKRSKWMNLKLVFGHPFSVSWLSPFAKPDHGKADVYQYIV; encoded by the exons ATGAAGAGCCCGGCGCACCGCACCAGGGACATCGAGCGCCAAGCTGGCTACCTGAGGCCCGAGCACTGTGCCCCTCCCCCGCTCCGCAACAGCTCCGACACCATGTGGTTCATCCGCGACGGCTGCGGCATCGTGTGCGGCGTCATCACCTGGCTCCTGATCTTCTACGCCGAGTTCGTTGTGGGGTTTGTGATGCTGCTGCCCGCCAAGAACATTATCTACAGCTTCTTCAACGGGGTGCTCTTCAGCAGCCTCGCCTTCCTCGCCCTCGCCTCTCACGCCAAGGCCATGTGCACAGACCCG GGAGCCGTGCCTAAAGGAAACGCTACCAAAGAATTCATCGAAAGCCTGCAGCTCAAACCAGGACAGGTGGTGTACAAGTGTCCCAAGTGCTGCAGCATCAAGCCGGACCGAGCTCATCACTGCAG tgtGTGTAAACGCTGCATCAAGAAGATGGACCACCACTGTCCCTGGGTGAACAACTGTGTCGGAGAGAGCAACCAGAAATACTTTGTGCTCTTCACA atgtaCATTGCACTTATATCCTTCCATGCACTCATCCTGGTGGCTTTTCATTTTGTGCTCTGCTTTGAAGAAGACTGGACAA agtGCAGCAACTTCTCTCCACCAGCGACcgtcatcctcctcatcctcctctgctttgAAGCTCTCCTCTTTTTGATCTTCACCGCCGTCATGTTTGGGACTCAGGTTCACTCCATCTGTACCGATGAGACG GGTATCGAGCAGCTGAAGAAGGAGGAGCGACGATGGGCCAAAAGGTCTAAATGGATGAATCTGAAGTTGGTGTTTGGCCATCCCTTCTCCGTATCCTGGCTGAGCCCGTTTGCTAAACCCGACCACGGCAAGGCGGACGTTTACCAGTACATAGTGTGA
- the cdcp1b gene encoding CUB domain-containing protein 1: MRLRETRALLGLLVWTVFGSSECLQTVVRSGNGSVVTVSTELPLDQCAVCTVSGVNDTETSCHPSFTLVPEEEVKLLFNCSQPIEQSYTVTVTRAIECTKDACSPATVETQPILTEFSRSFIWELKAPEKTVVSLNILGDGLKETSQPCTDGFQYLVATSKTDSKSQTQYCRGGSVTRLDLPSEAVVSLTVQPKAQVESVFQASAGPLKGRTMVVSVDPSTTAVVSRDSGEPECEVCTVDGSVPNCSPTEKTLTNVDKLSLEFSCPKPQEMYSVKMEKKIECTQTSCAPAAGDVDPSLFVDFKRSITWDIKVPERTVISLDFTGAGLKAISGAESCKDGYQYSVSTTKGDGSIKDQSFCRGGTVSHLDLLGATTVTVKVPKEGEVEQKVFSVKATPRGSRIMSVTPDPKTIILITRVSDEPDCSVCVDKAPEQKCNPRHLRIVDPRNTSVEFTCPHPQDVFRVEINREIDCTETSCSGDIVQAESSLFPDFNRTFTWDMKVVATRAFQLDFPETGMRQIPNKEACPDGHTYTLITYLRGVTTVGTFCKGGTVTTILARYKGRVSLEVAGDTKLNPVDFKLRVGPETSMTAIMKVNLPRGVSDTDFMAANYPANFPDDQQMQWDFTVPGMHNYTVHFRDHTAPECLSKKVEVEYKKEDKKGKTLTLTDAQPAHQQGNFNMVLKNCQTNQTLQGLTLNYTVSVMRSGHPVLCTVDLTSRRVSLQIEKVGSDPYCEMSIGSKVEKKINVAAGTKASLSFLDCPNEEVRLTASEVIGCENVSSCSSIRLGLPKLVSCLPMPLHSFTWHIDVPQDGTVNLVSPKGGFQQSLPAQRCNGQVLFNVAERDGYSLGDFCFTGIIQKIQANANVSITATAKDISKFRGPFPNVSFSQEIPETFIYRISPKPTSPTLLATPNWPQGMKPSSTMSWIVTLPSQYQAHLQFVNVSQPKCLDRHTAMTVKMLGYEEEIMSRREDEQAEDKLLVPQSFYLNMSNCIPEEGHFAAVTKIVLQKKTNLLAILLGIAGALLLVLIVLAVVCVVTKKKKQQRMNKESSIYIAKGNVFRPGDRHFTKNRSDNESHVYASIDESMIYGHLLGDTSYADSMQDHFNGMPVDSYQTFTGPSDGQLPVINEPDPEPEMNQYKTFLDPSESFIPSRPRTPITREDSLGFQDRRMVDNELYTFKSTGDMNTIRLSAVDLEPEPSILEDSL, encoded by the exons AGTGCCTGCAGACGGTGGTCCGGTCCGGCAATGGCTCGGTGGTGACGGTGTCCACCGAGCTGCCTCTGGATCAGTGTGCCGTGTGCACGGTCAGCGGAGTGAATGACACAGAGACTTCCTGCCACCCCTCTTTCACTCTGGTACCTGAGGAGGAGGTCAAGCTGCTGTTCAACTGCTCGCAGCCGATAGAGCAGTCTTACACTGTCACGGTAACTCGGGCCATCG AATGTACTAAAGACGCCTGCAGCCCAGCGACGGTAGAAACTCAACCCATCCTCACAGAGTTCAGCAGAAGCTTCATCTGGGAGCTGAAGGCCCCCGAGAAGACGGTGGTGAGTCTGAACATCCTCGGGGACGGACTGAAGGAGACGTCCCAACCGTGCACTGATGGATTTCAGTACTTGGTGGCCACGTCCAAAACAGACAGCAAGAGTCAGACTCAGTACTGTCGAGGCGGATCGGTGACTCGTCTGGATCTGCCCAGTGAAGCCGTCGTGTCTCTGACAGTTCAACCAAAGGCTCAGGTGGAATCTGTGTTTCAGGCGTCTGCTGGACCGTTAA agggCCGAACGATGGTCGTGAGCGTCGATCCCAGCACCACTGCCGTCGTCAGCCGGGATTCGGGCGAACCGGAGTGTGAAGTTTGCACCGTTGATGGTTCTGTCCCGAACTGCAGCCCGACAGAGAAGACGCTGACCAACGTTGACAAACTCTCGCTGGAGTTCAGCTGCCCCAAACCCCAGGAAATGTACAGtgtgaagatggagaagaagataG AATGCACACAGACGTCCTGCGCTCCTGCGGCAGGAGACGTGGATCCCAGCCTCTTCGTGGATTTCAAAAGATCCATAACGTGGGACATCAAAGTCCCAGAGAGAACCGTGATATCTTTGGATTTCACCGGTGCTGGACTGAAGGCGATTTCCGGAGCAGAAAGCTGCAAAGATGGCTACCAGTACTCTGTGAGTACAACCAAAGGTGACGGAAGCATCAAAGATCAAAGCTTCTGCAGGGGCGGGACGGTGTCTCACCTGGATCTGCTCGGAGCCACGACGGTGACGGTCAAGGTGCCCAAAGAAGGAGAAGTGGAGCAGAAGGTTTTCAGTGTTAAAGCAACACCAAGAG GCAGCAGAATAATGTCCGTGACCCCTGACCCCAAAaccatcatcctcatcaccagGGTGTCAGACGAGCCCgactgcagcgtgtgtgtggaCAAGGCTCCTGAGCAGAAATGCAACCCGAGGCATCTGAGAATCGTAGACCCTCGCAACACGTCCGTGGAGTTTACCTGTCCTCACCCTCAGGATGTGTTCAGGGTGGAGATCAACAGAGAAATTG ACTGCACAGAGACGTCCTGCTCCGGTGACATCGTCCAGGCCGAGTCGTCGCTGTTCCCCGACTTCAACCGCACCTTCACCTGGGACATGAAAGTCGTCGCCACTCGGGCTTTTCAACTGGACTTCCCGGAGACGGGAATGCGACAGATTCCCAACAAGGAGGCGTGTCCGGACGGTCACACGTACACTCTTATCACGTACCTGCGTGGGGTGACAACCGTTGGGACCTTTTGCAAAGGGGGAACTGTGACCACCATCCTGGCTCGCTACAAGGGCCGAGTGTCTCTGGAGGTGGCCGGGGACACGAAGCTCAACCCTGTTGACTTCAAACTCAGAGTTGGACCAGAGACCAGCA TGACTGCCATAATGAAGGTCAATCTACCACGAGGTGTATCAGACACAGACTTCATGGCAGCCAACTATCCCGCTAATTTCCCCGATGACCAGCAGATGCAGTGGGACTTCACGGTGCCCGGCATGCACAACTACACCGTGCATTTTCGGGACCACACGGCACCGGAGTGTCTCAGCAAAAAAGTGGAGGTGGAGTACAAGAAAGAGGACAAGAAGGGGAAGACGCTGACTCTGACGGACGCTCAGCCGGCGCATCAGCAGGGCAACTTCAACATGGTGCTGAAGAACTGTCAAACCAACCAGACGCTGCAAGGACTCACCCTGAACTACACAGTTTCTGTGATGAGGAGTGGTCATCCAG TTCTGTGCACCGTGGATCTGACCAGTCGACGAGTGTCCCTGCAGATAGAGAAAGTTGGTTCTGATCCGTACTGTGAGATGAGCATCGGCTCCAAGGTTGAAAAGAAGATAAACGTGGCTGCAGGCACAAAGGCCAGTCTGTCCTTCCTCGACTGTCCCAATGAAGAAGTGCGCCTGACTGCCAGTGAAGTCATCG GCTGCGAGAATGTGTCGTCGTGCTCTTCGATTCGCCTCGGTTTGCCCAAACTGGTTTCCTGTCTACCGATGCCCCTCCACAGCTTCACCTGGCACATCGACGTCCCTCAGGACGGCACAGTGAACCTGGTGTCGCCCAAGGGGGGCTTCCAGCAGTCCCTGCCGGCCCAGAGGTGTAATGGGCAAGTCTTATTTAACGTGGCAGAGAGGGACGGGTATTCGCTCGGAGATTTCTGCTTTACTGGAATCATCCAGAAAATCCAGGCGAACGCCAACGTCTCCATCACGGCTACGGCCAAAGACATCAGCAAGTTCAGGGGGCCTTTTCCGAACGTCAGCTTCAGTCAGGAGATCCCAG AGACCTTTATTTACAGAATCAGCCCTAAGCCGACCTCTCCCACCCTGCTGGCCACCCCCAACTGGCCCCAGGGTATGAAGCCGTCCTCCACCATGTCCTGGATCGTCACCCTGCCGAGCCAGTACCAGGCGCACTTGCAGTTTGTCAACGTCAGCCAGCCCAAGTGCCTCGACCGGCACACCGCCATGACGGTGAAGATGCTGGGCTACGAGGAGGAGATCATGAGCCGCAGGGAGGACGAGCAGGCGGAGGACAAGCTGCTGGTGCCGCAGAGTTTCTATCTCAACATGTCCAACTGCATACCGGAGGAGGGACACTTTGCTGCAGTCACCAAAATCGTCCTGCAGAAGAAGACCA ATCTGCTGGCCATCCTCCTCGGGATAGCAGGAGCCCTTTTGCTTGTGCTGATAGTGCTGGCTGTGGTCTGTGTCGTCACAAA gaaaaagaaacaacaaagaatGAACAAAGAATCCTCCATCTACATCGCCAAGGGGAATGTCTTCCGCCCGGGTGACCGTCATTTCACCAAAAACCGCTCTGACAACGAGTCCCACGTCTACGCCTCCATCGACGAGTCGATGATTTACGGACATCTCCTGGGCGACACCAGCTACGCCGACAGCATGCAGGACCACTTCAACGGGATGCCGGTGGACTCCTATCAGACCTTTACGGGCCCCAGTGATGGACAGCTGCCGGTAATCAATGAACCGGATCCCGAGCCCGAGATGAACCAGTACAAGACGTTCCTGGACCCCTCCGAGTCTTTCATCCCGTCCCGTCCGCGCACCCCCATCACCCGGGAGGACAGCCTCGGCTTCCAGGACCGCAGGATGGTGGACAACGAGCTGTACACGTTCAAGAGCACCGGGGACATGAACACCATCCGGCTCTCTGCTGTTGACCTGGAGCCGGAGCCGTCGATACTTGAGGATTCCTTGTAG
- the LOC117770123 gene encoding tetranectin-like, with protein sequence MELRGVCVLLGVLLLVNCSLQQRKKPVKKEATNDSAIEKLQKQINDIFEELNHLKEQQALQTVCLKGIKFHGKCFLADPVKKGYHTASEDCNAMGGVLGTPTSSDENDQLRDYVRQSIGPDEQIWLGVNDMITEGTWMDQTASSITYKNWDTSNSRSPQPDGGKSQNCASLSGAARGKWSDENCRDEKASVCQFNIV encoded by the exons ATGGAGCTCAGAGGAGTGTGCGTGCTGCTGGGAGTTCTTCTGCTGGTGAACTGCtcgctgcagcagaggaagaagccGGTGAAAAAAG AAGCGACAAATGATTCTGCCATcgagaagctgcagaaacagatcAACGACATTTTCGAGGAGCTCAACCACCTGAAGGAGCAACAGGCCCTGCAAACAG TCTGTTTGAAAGGCATAAAGTTCCATGGCAAGTGTTTCTTAGCTGACCCCGTGAAGAAGGGCTATCACACCGCCAGCGAAGACTGCAACGCCATGGGCGGAGTCCTCGGCACGCCCACATCCAGCGACGAGAACGACCAGCTCAGAGACTACGTCCGCCAAAGCATCGGCCCGGATGAGCAGATCTGGCTGGGCGTCAACGACATGATCACCGAGGGCACCTGGATGGACCAGACCGCCTCCAGCATCACATACAAAAACTGGGACACCTCCAACTCCCGGTCCCCTCAGCCGGATGGCGGCAAGTCCCAGAACTGTGCCAGCCTGTCCGGGGCCGCTCGTGGGAAGTGGTCTGACGAGAACTGTCGTGACGAGAAGGCGTCTGTCTGCCAGTTCAACATTGTTTGA
- the exosc7 gene encoding exosome complex component RRP42, whose amino-acid sequence MATVRVSEAEKVYILHGIRDDLRVDGRGCEDYRHVEIETDVVSNTDGSAKVTLGHTAVLVGIKADIGKPRPLVPNEGYLEFFVDCSANATPEFEGRGGDELGTELSNTLYKVFNNKHSVDLKSLCISAGEHCWVLYVDVLLLQCDGNLYDAISIAIKAALFNTKIPKVHISADEEGAKEIELSDDPYDCMRLNVENVPCIVTLCKVGHRHVVDATLQEKACSVASLIISVTHKGTVTCTRKVGGGSLDPESIFEMTQAGKRVGKALHAPLMKLLRQEESLGKKRQKVGFLG is encoded by the exons ATGGCGACTGTAAGAGTCagtgaggcggagaaagtctACATTTTACACGGAATACGG GATGATCTGAGGGTGGATGGACGAGGCTGTGAGGACTACAGACACGTGGAGATAGAGACTGACGTGGTGTCCAACACCGACGGATCTGCTAAAGTCACACtg GGCCACACTGCAGTGCTGGTTGGGATTAAGGCGGACATTGGCAAACCGAGGCCCCTGGTACCTAATGAAGGTTACCTGGAGTTCTTTGTTGACTG TTCGGCCAATGCAACCCCCGAATTTGAGGGCAGAGGAGGCGACGAGCTGGGGACGGAGCTGAGCAACACTCTCTACAAAGTgttcaacaacaaacacagtgtgGACCTTAAGAGTCTGTGTATCAGTGCAGGAGAACACTGCTGGGTGCTCTACGTGGACGTGCTG CTCCTGCAGTGCGATGGAAACTTGTACGATGCCATTTCAATAGCGATCAAAGCAGCGCTCTTCAACACAAA AATTCCCAAAGTGCACATTTCCGCAGATGAGGAGGGGGCAAAGGAAATTGAGCTGTCGGACGACCCGTATGACTGCATGAGACTGAATGTAGAAAACGTCCCCTGTATCGTGACCTTGTGCAAG GTGGGCCACAGACACGTGGTGGACGCAACGCTGCAGGAGAAGGCGTGCTCGGTGGCGAGCCTCATCATCTCGGTCACACACAAGGGCACGGTCACCTGCACGAGGAAGGTGGGCGGAGGCAGCTTGGATCCAGAGAGCATCTTTGAAATGACACAG gCCGGTAAACGGGTCGGTAAAGCTCTTCATGCTCCGCTCATGAAGCTGCTGCGGCAGGAGGAGAGTTTGGGAAAGAAGAGGCAGAAAGTCGGCTTCCTCGGTTAG